From a single Marinobacter sp. THAF197a genomic region:
- a CDS encoding phosphoribosylanthranilate isomerase gives MTTRVKVCGLTRPEDIDVAVRCGADAIGLVFYEPSPRSVTVEHARALADRIPAFVTLTGLFVNPDARFVESVLDQVPLDLLQFHGDESPDFCASFGRRWIKAVRVREEGQIEKAFDDYRKASGLLVDAWDPNRYGGTGQSFNWALIPEHRPLPLILAGGLSSANVARAIEEVRPWAVDVSGGVEQSKGKKDATKLSDFMKEVHRVCKTD, from the coding sequence ATGACCACCCGTGTGAAAGTTTGCGGCTTGACCCGGCCGGAAGATATTGACGTCGCGGTAAGGTGCGGCGCAGACGCCATCGGTCTGGTTTTCTATGAGCCGAGCCCACGCTCGGTTACGGTTGAGCACGCCAGGGCGCTGGCGGATCGAATACCTGCCTTCGTCACGCTGACCGGTTTGTTTGTGAATCCGGATGCCCGGTTTGTCGAGAGTGTGCTGGATCAGGTCCCGCTGGATCTGTTGCAGTTCCACGGCGATGAATCCCCGGACTTCTGTGCCAGCTTCGGACGCCGCTGGATCAAAGCGGTCAGGGTTCGCGAAGAGGGTCAGATAGAGAAGGCCTTTGATGACTATCGCAAGGCCTCCGGCCTTCTGGTCGATGCCTGGGATCCGAATCGTTATGGGGGAACCGGGCAGTCCTTCAACTGGGCATTGATTCCTGAACACCGGCCGTTACCCCTGATATTGGCCGGTGGGTTGTCTTCTGCTAACGTAGCCCGCGCCATTGAAGAAGTCAGGCCCTGGGCTGTCGACGTAAGCGGAGGGGTGGAGCAGAGCAAGGGCAAGAAAGACGCCACCAAACTATCCGATTTTATGAAAGAGGTTCACCGTGTCTGTAAAACTGACTGA
- the trpB gene encoding tryptophan synthase subunit beta: MTEEMLKALPDAKGHFGAFGGRFVSETLMDSLMTLEKEYLRLKDDAEFQATFDKDLADYVGRPSPLYFAERLTRETGGAQIWLKREDLNHTGAHKVNNTIGQALLASFLGKKRIIAETGAGQHGVATATVCARLGLECHVFMGAEDVKRQSLNVYRMKLLGATVHAVQSGTKTLKDAMNDAMRDWVANVDETFYIIGTVAGPHPYPLLVRDFQSVIGRETRRQALEQAGKLPDALVACVGGGSNAIGMFYPFLSDENVELYGVEAGGLGIETGQHAAPLCAGRPGVLHGNRTYLMEDENGQIAATHSVSAGLDYPGVGPEHSWLKDIGRANYVSVTDDEALDGFRKLTRVEGIMPALETAHAVAYALKLAATMDKDKMIVINVSGRGDKDIHTIAQLDGIEI, encoded by the coding sequence CTGACTGAAGAGATGTTGAAGGCGCTTCCGGATGCGAAAGGTCACTTCGGTGCCTTCGGTGGCCGGTTTGTTTCCGAAACCCTGATGGACTCGTTGATGACGCTGGAGAAAGAGTATCTCCGGCTGAAAGATGATGCCGAATTCCAGGCCACTTTCGATAAAGACCTGGCGGACTATGTGGGGCGTCCCAGCCCATTGTATTTTGCCGAGCGACTGACGCGGGAAACCGGTGGTGCCCAGATCTGGCTGAAGCGTGAAGACCTCAACCATACCGGTGCTCACAAGGTGAACAACACCATTGGCCAGGCGCTTCTGGCCAGTTTCCTGGGCAAGAAACGAATTATTGCTGAAACCGGGGCCGGACAGCATGGTGTGGCAACCGCAACGGTGTGCGCGCGGCTTGGGCTTGAGTGCCATGTGTTCATGGGGGCGGAAGACGTCAAGCGTCAGTCCCTCAACGTCTACCGGATGAAGCTACTCGGGGCCACCGTGCATGCGGTCCAGAGCGGCACCAAAACCCTGAAAGATGCCATGAACGACGCCATGCGTGACTGGGTGGCCAATGTTGATGAAACCTTCTATATCATCGGTACCGTGGCTGGCCCGCATCCCTATCCACTGCTGGTTCGCGATTTCCAGTCGGTGATTGGTCGGGAAACCCGTCGCCAGGCCCTTGAGCAGGCCGGTAAACTGCCGGATGCGCTGGTAGCCTGTGTTGGTGGCGGCTCCAATGCCATCGGCATGTTCTATCCGTTCCTGTCTGATGAGAATGTTGAGCTTTACGGTGTTGAAGCAGGCGGCCTGGGTATCGAAACCGGTCAGCATGCCGCACCTCTGTGTGCCGGGCGCCCGGGGGTTCTTCACGGAAACCGTACGTACCTGATGGAAGACGAAAACGGCCAGATCGCAGCAACCCATTCGGTCAGCGCTGGCCTGGATTATCCGGGAGTAGGCCCAGAGCACTCCTGGTTGAAAGACATCGGTCGCGCCAATTATGTCTCGGTCACCGATGACGAAGCGCTGGACGGTTTCCGTAAGCTGACCCGTGTTGAGGGTATTATGCCGGCGCTGGAAACCGCCCATGCGGTTGCCTACGCGCTTAAGCTGGCAGCAACCATGGACAAGGACAAGATGATCGTGATCAATGTCTCCGGCCGTGGCGACAAGGATATTCACACCATTGCCCAGTTGGATGGCATTGAGATCTGA
- the trpA gene encoding tryptophan synthase subunit alpha translates to MSRIEGVLKSLKEQGRKALIPYITAGDPEPGQTVSLMHTLVDAGSDIIELGVPFSDPMADGPVIQLACERALVHGTSLRQVIGMVKEFRKTNTTTPVVLMGYLNPMEAMGYEAFADAAADAGVDGILTVDLPPEEAEDVAPLFSARNMDPIFLLAPTTTDERIKAISEHSSGYVYYVSIKGVTGSATINVDEVAKKVAHVHELTALPVGVGFGIRDAETAAAVGKVSDGVIVGSVLVDTIARHQTDPEALAKALTDLLHPMREALDSLAS, encoded by the coding sequence ATGAGCCGAATTGAAGGCGTACTGAAATCATTGAAAGAGCAGGGTCGAAAGGCGCTGATACCGTATATCACCGCCGGTGACCCAGAGCCGGGGCAGACGGTCAGTCTGATGCACACCCTGGTGGATGCTGGCTCAGACATCATTGAGTTGGGCGTGCCGTTTTCCGATCCCATGGCGGACGGGCCTGTTATCCAGCTTGCCTGTGAGCGAGCCCTGGTGCACGGCACGTCCCTGCGCCAGGTAATCGGAATGGTCAAGGAATTCCGGAAGACCAACACCACCACACCGGTGGTACTGATGGGGTATCTGAACCCGATGGAAGCCATGGGTTACGAGGCGTTTGCGGATGCTGCGGCCGATGCGGGTGTAGACGGTATCCTCACCGTTGACCTGCCACCGGAAGAGGCCGAAGACGTCGCTCCATTGTTTTCCGCCCGTAACATGGACCCAATCTTCCTGCTGGCGCCCACCACCACGGATGAGCGCATCAAGGCAATCAGCGAACACTCATCCGGTTATGTGTACTATGTTTCAATCAAGGGCGTGACTGGGTCGGCAACCATCAATGTTGATGAAGTGGCGAAAAAAGTGGCCCATGTGCACGAACTGACGGCGCTGCCGGTCGGTGTCGGATTCGGAATCCGGGATGCGGAGACAGCGGCTGCCGTTGGCAAAGTATCCGATGGTGTAATTGTCGGAAGCGTGCTGGTCGATACAATAGCCCGACACCAGACAGATCCCGAAGCCCTGGCCAAGGCGCTGACGGATCTGTTGCACCCGATGCGTGAAGCCCTGGATAGTCTGGCATCCTGA
- the accD gene encoding acetyl-CoA carboxylase, carboxyltransferase subunit beta, with the protein MSNWLDKIMPSKIRSESRQRTGVPEGLWKKCPKCGAFLYKPELEKNLDVCPKCNHHLRVSARRRLDIFLDKDGREEIAAELEPSDRLKFKDSKRYKDRLSAAQKATGEKDALVAMKGSTMGVPLVACAFEFNFLGGSMGQVVGEKFVQAANVSLEHRIPLVCFSASGGARMQEAILSLMQMAKTAAVLEKLKQEGIPYISIMTDPVFGGVSASLAMLGDLNIAEPYALIGFAGPRVIEQTVREKLPEGFQRSEFLLEHGAIDMILHRHQMRERVAHVLAKFTGQEKPGTEDPIEFEITEKPDTDEPSQH; encoded by the coding sequence ATGAGTAACTGGCTGGATAAGATCATGCCGAGCAAGATTCGCTCGGAATCGCGGCAACGTACCGGGGTGCCGGAAGGGCTGTGGAAGAAGTGCCCCAAGTGCGGGGCGTTTTTATACAAGCCTGAACTCGAGAAAAACCTGGACGTCTGCCCGAAGTGTAACCACCACCTGCGTGTGTCTGCCCGGCGCCGGCTGGACATCTTCCTCGACAAGGACGGCCGCGAAGAAATAGCCGCAGAACTGGAGCCTTCTGATCGGCTCAAGTTCAAGGACAGCAAGCGCTACAAGGACCGGCTTTCAGCAGCCCAGAAAGCAACCGGCGAAAAAGACGCCCTGGTCGCTATGAAGGGTTCAACGATGGGCGTTCCCCTGGTGGCTTGTGCTTTCGAGTTCAACTTCCTGGGCGGTTCCATGGGCCAGGTGGTTGGTGAGAAATTCGTACAGGCGGCCAATGTTTCCCTTGAGCACCGTATTCCCCTGGTCTGCTTTTCTGCCAGCGGTGGCGCCCGTATGCAGGAGGCCATTCTGTCGTTGATGCAGATGGCAAAGACCGCTGCAGTGCTGGAGAAGCTCAAGCAGGAAGGCATTCCCTACATTTCGATCATGACCGATCCGGTGTTCGGCGGTGTGTCTGCCAGCCTCGCGATGCTGGGCGACCTCAATATAGCCGAGCCTTATGCGCTGATCGGTTTTGCGGGCCCCCGGGTGATCGAGCAGACCGTCCGCGAGAAACTGCCGGAAGGTTTCCAGCGCAGTGAATTCCTGCTGGAACACGGTGCTATCGATATGATTCTGCACCGGCACCAGATGCGCGAGCGGGTAGCCCACGTTCTTGCCAAGTTCACCGGCCAGGAAAAGCCAGGCACGGAAGATCCCATCGAGTTCGAGATCACGGAAAAACCCGACACAGATGAACCCTCCCAGCACTGA
- the folC gene encoding bifunctional tetrahydrofolate synthase/dihydrofolate synthase, translating to MNPPSTDARPVPVPPGAGASVEKWLQYLEAIHPTEIDLGLDRVLVVLRRLFPRKPAARIITVAGTNGKGTTVAALESLLRAAGRTTGAYTSPHLQRYNERVRINGQDISDAALISAFEQVEAARGKVSLTYFEFGTLAAFVALADAGVEDWILEVGLGGRLDAVNVLDADFAVITSIDIDHIGFLGDNREVIGFEKAGVLRPGITAVCADPEPPASVLQQAAAQKVNLKVTGRDYRLRPVGDSVELTIEGLSITLPAGPLPVESVAAAVVLARVLAPTMTVSLLADTARSVTVPGRFERLRTRPDVIVDVGHNPHAARWLAQRLELQRSGQGKVFGVYAALADKDVEGVMRAMAPVVERWWFAGLDVPRGLEVQTLVERARACGIAGCTTSESVADAMASVLAEAGENDTIVVFGSFYTVAEARARLAGEVS from the coding sequence ATGAACCCTCCCAGCACTGACGCAAGGCCCGTACCGGTCCCTCCCGGGGCCGGTGCGTCTGTTGAAAAGTGGCTTCAGTATCTGGAAGCCATTCATCCCACCGAAATTGACCTTGGCCTGGATCGGGTTCTGGTGGTTTTGCGCCGCCTGTTTCCGCGAAAGCCAGCAGCGCGAATCATCACTGTAGCGGGCACCAACGGCAAAGGCACGACCGTGGCGGCCCTGGAGTCGCTTTTGCGGGCCGCCGGGCGAACCACCGGAGCTTATACTTCTCCCCATCTTCAGCGTTATAACGAGCGGGTGCGGATTAACGGTCAGGATATCAGCGATGCCGCGTTGATATCCGCCTTCGAACAAGTGGAGGCGGCACGGGGTAAGGTTTCCCTGACCTACTTTGAATTCGGAACCCTGGCAGCCTTCGTGGCGCTCGCCGACGCGGGTGTCGAAGACTGGATTCTGGAGGTCGGCCTTGGTGGACGTCTGGATGCCGTTAATGTGCTGGACGCTGACTTCGCGGTGATCACCTCTATTGATATCGACCATATCGGATTTCTGGGCGATAACCGGGAAGTGATCGGCTTCGAAAAGGCCGGTGTTCTGCGGCCCGGGATTACTGCGGTCTGTGCAGATCCGGAGCCTCCCGCCTCTGTGCTTCAGCAGGCCGCCGCGCAGAAGGTCAATCTTAAGGTGACCGGGCGTGATTACCGGCTCAGGCCGGTTGGCGATTCCGTTGAGCTGACGATCGAGGGGCTCAGTATAACCCTGCCGGCCGGCCCGCTACCTGTCGAAAGTGTTGCGGCAGCGGTGGTGTTGGCGCGGGTGTTGGCGCCAACCATGACTGTCAGCCTGTTAGCGGATACAGCCAGGTCTGTAACGGTGCCGGGGCGTTTTGAGCGGTTGAGAACAAGGCCGGATGTGATCGTGGATGTTGGTCACAATCCCCATGCCGCACGCTGGTTGGCTCAGCGGCTTGAGTTGCAGCGGTCAGGGCAGGGCAAGGTGTTCGGTGTTTATGCCGCTCTGGCGGATAAAGACGTGGAGGGGGTAATGCGGGCCATGGCGCCAGTTGTCGAACGCTGGTGGTTCGCCGGTCTCGATGTGCCGCGCGGGCTGGAGGTGCAGACTCTGGTGGAGCGGGCGCGGGCTTGCGGAATTGCCGGTTGCACGACGTCTGAGTCTGTGGCTGATGCCATGGCTTCGGTACTGGCGGAGGCCGGCGAGAACGACACTATCGTGGTATTCGGTTCGTTCTACACCGTTGCGGAGGCCCGGGCCCGACTTGCCGGCGAAGTCTCTTAA
- a CDS encoding SPOR domain-containing protein, with protein sequence MNGLKQRIIGALVLVSLAVIFVPMIFDEPHSERQSRPVTIPEEPPFPEVDVPPEPALGGSDYGMNSAPQDTPATESAPGYRLIEGVEEPAPESSSARVPAAQVAEPVTRTTDSPAASSEPQPQVSQSSEPATSASSAVESAEFTRSLEGAWVVQLGSFGNADNARRLRDNVRDMGYGAHLQQVERGDTTLTRVFSGPFVNKSEAEAAKKALDDAFSLNSLVTSGGK encoded by the coding sequence GTGAACGGATTGAAACAAAGAATCATTGGTGCGCTGGTTCTGGTCTCCCTGGCTGTGATTTTTGTGCCGATGATATTTGACGAGCCCCATTCCGAGCGCCAGTCCCGGCCTGTCACCATCCCCGAGGAGCCGCCGTTCCCTGAAGTGGACGTTCCCCCGGAGCCGGCCCTTGGCGGCAGCGACTACGGCATGAATTCAGCGCCTCAGGACACTCCCGCTACGGAATCAGCTCCCGGTTATCGACTGATTGAAGGCGTTGAGGAGCCTGCGCCAGAATCGTCCAGCGCCCGCGTGCCCGCGGCCCAGGTAGCAGAGCCGGTTACCCGCACGACGGATAGCCCTGCAGCCAGCTCAGAACCTCAGCCACAGGTTTCGCAATCCTCTGAGCCTGCAACTTCTGCCAGCTCGGCGGTGGAATCCGCTGAGTTCACCCGGTCACTTGAAGGTGCCTGGGTTGTCCAGCTTGGCAGCTTTGGTAATGCCGACAATGCCCGCCGGCTGCGCGACAATGTTCGCGACATGGGGTACGGCGCCCACCTACAGCAAGTGGAGCGCGGCGACACCACGTTGACCCGGGTGTTCAGCGGGCCGTTTGTCAACAAGTCCGAGGCCGAGGCCGCCAAGAAAGCCTTGGATGATGCCTTCTCACTGAACAGCCTGGTTACCTCCGGCGGAAAGTGA
- a CDS encoding CvpA family protein: MDALIWIDWVIIALIAVSTLISLKRGFVREALSLVTWVAAFIIARTFHPQMQSLLESTVETPLVRLIAAFAILFFGTLIVGAIINNMIGHLVRATGLSATDRVLGMGFGLLRGVVVVIVGIAFTRYTPLAEDTWWRTSVMIDRLAVVEDWSRRTLGDEFARFLGPEAGAGYSTESSTEQEGVEPTPASR; encoded by the coding sequence ATGGACGCGCTGATCTGGATTGACTGGGTCATCATTGCTCTGATTGCTGTTTCCACGCTGATCAGTCTGAAGCGGGGCTTTGTTCGCGAAGCCCTGTCGCTGGTGACCTGGGTTGCGGCATTCATCATTGCCCGCACGTTCCATCCTCAGATGCAGTCATTGCTTGAATCCACCGTGGAAACACCACTGGTGCGTTTGATTGCGGCCTTTGCAATTCTGTTTTTCGGCACCCTGATTGTGGGCGCTATTATCAATAATATGATTGGTCATCTGGTGCGGGCGACCGGATTGTCAGCCACCGACCGCGTTCTCGGCATGGGGTTCGGGTTGCTGCGGGGTGTGGTGGTGGTCATTGTCGGTATCGCGTTTACCCGCTACACACCGCTTGCCGAAGATACCTGGTGGAGAACGTCAGTGATGATCGACCGTCTGGCGGTGGTCGAAGACTGGTCCCGCCGAACCCTGGGTGATGAATTTGCCCGGTTCCTGGGCCCCGAAGCAGGGGCCGGGTACAGCACCGAATCCTCAACAGAGCAGGAAGGCGTGGAACCCACGCCTGCATCCCGTTAA
- the purF gene encoding amidophosphoribosyltransferase: protein MCGIVGIVSTSNVNQLLYDALTVLQHRGQDAAGIVTFQDNRFFLRKDNGLVRDVFHTRHMRRLVGNVGIGHVRYPTAGSSSSAEAQPFYVNSPYGITLAHNGNLTNADDLSSDLFRTDLRHINTNSDSEVLLNVFAHELQKLGKLNPTKDEIFAAVRAVHKRCRGAYAVIAMITGYGIVGFRDPNGIRPACYGVRESDDGQKEYMIASESVALNAAGFEIVRDIAPGEAVYIETDGTLYTEQCAESPKLYPCIFEHVYFARPDSIMDRVSVYKARLRMGETLADKVLRERPDHDIDVVIPIPDTSRTSAMQMAYQLGVKYREGFIKNRYIGRTFIMPGQKMRKKSVRQKLNPIDLEFRGKNVMLVDDSIVRGTTCKEIVQMARDAGARNVYFASAAPPVRYPNVYGIDMPSASELIAHDRSVEEVREQIGADWLVYQDLEDLITCVNDVNDDIDGWECSVFTGDYVTGDVDEAYLRRLEDLRKDEKRPGGQIIDGDNAIIDLHNDED from the coding sequence ATGTGCGGCATTGTCGGTATTGTCAGTACTTCAAACGTCAACCAGCTTCTTTACGATGCACTGACTGTTCTTCAGCACCGTGGCCAGGATGCGGCGGGTATTGTGACTTTTCAGGATAACCGGTTTTTTCTGCGCAAGGACAATGGCCTGGTCCGGGACGTATTCCATACCCGGCATATGCGCAGGCTGGTAGGCAATGTGGGGATCGGTCACGTCCGTTACCCCACCGCTGGCAGTTCAAGCTCTGCCGAGGCCCAGCCGTTTTACGTGAACAGCCCCTATGGCATTACTCTGGCACACAACGGCAACCTGACCAATGCCGATGACCTGAGCAGCGATTTGTTCCGCACCGATCTGCGCCACATCAACACCAATTCCGATTCCGAAGTGTTGCTCAACGTATTTGCCCATGAGCTGCAGAAGCTTGGGAAACTGAACCCGACCAAAGACGAGATCTTTGCCGCCGTCCGCGCCGTGCACAAGCGGTGCCGGGGTGCCTATGCTGTTATCGCGATGATTACCGGCTACGGCATTGTCGGTTTCCGCGACCCCAATGGCATTCGCCCGGCCTGTTACGGTGTGCGGGAAAGCGACGATGGCCAGAAAGAATATATGATCGCCTCGGAGAGCGTGGCTCTGAACGCCGCCGGCTTCGAGATCGTTCGGGATATCGCACCGGGTGAAGCGGTTTACATCGAAACAGACGGTACCCTCTATACCGAGCAATGTGCGGAATCCCCCAAGCTGTATCCATGCATCTTCGAGCACGTCTATTTTGCTCGTCCCGACTCCATCATGGACCGGGTGTCGGTATACAAGGCACGCCTGCGCATGGGCGAAACCCTGGCAGACAAGGTGCTCAGGGAGCGGCCGGACCATGACATTGATGTGGTGATCCCGATTCCGGACACCAGCCGGACGTCGGCCATGCAGATGGCCTATCAGTTGGGCGTCAAATACCGGGAAGGCTTTATCAAGAACCGCTATATCGGGCGGACGTTCATCATGCCCGGCCAGAAAATGCGGAAGAAGTCGGTGCGCCAGAAGCTCAATCCCATAGACCTGGAGTTCCGCGGCAAGAACGTCATGCTGGTTGATGATTCCATCGTCCGGGGAACCACCTGTAAGGAGATCGTTCAGATGGCCCGTGACGCCGGTGCCCGGAACGTCTACTTCGCCTCGGCAGCGCCGCCTGTGCGTTATCCCAACGTATACGGCATTGATATGCCCTCGGCCAGTGAGCTGATTGCCCACGACCGTTCGGTGGAGGAGGTTCGGGAGCAGATCGGTGCTGACTGGCTGGTATACCAGGACCTGGAAGACCTGATTACCTGCGTCAACGATGTCAACGACGATATCGATGGTTGGGAGTGCTCGGTGTTTACCGGTGATTACGTAACCGGTGACGTAGACGAGGCCTACCTGCGCCGGCTCGAGGACCTGCGTAAAGACGAGAAGCGTCCCGGTGGGCAGATCATCGATGGTGATAATGCCATTATCGACCTCCATAATGACGAAGACTGA
- a CDS encoding O-succinylhomoserine sulfhydrylase — translation MTIGREEHLWIPESDLDGMSVDTLAVRAGQVRTGQLEHSDAIFPTSSFVYGSAAQAAARFGGEEPGNIYSRFTNPTVQGFEARIAAMEGGEKAVATASGMAAILSTCMALLQSGDHVICSRGVFGTTNVLFQKYMARFGVETTFVSLTDADGWEAAVRPETRMLFIETPSNPLCEIADMDALSALARANDALFVVDNCFCTPVLQRPLEQGADLVIHSATKYLDGQGRCVGGVVVGPARYLDEIYGFLRSAGPTMSPFNAWVFQKGLETLPIRMRAHCNNALELANWLERQPSVERVFYAGLESHPQHQLAKKQQDGFGGIVSFLVKGGREEAWRFIDATRMISITANLGDVKTTITHPATTTHGRLSPEDKDKAGITENLIRLSVGIEAIDDLKTDLTRGFQALKD, via the coding sequence ATGACAATCGGCCGTGAAGAACATCTCTGGATTCCTGAATCGGATCTGGACGGTATGTCAGTGGATACCCTGGCAGTGAGGGCAGGGCAGGTCCGGACCGGTCAGCTGGAGCACAGCGACGCCATCTTTCCGACCTCCAGTTTCGTCTATGGCAGTGCAGCCCAGGCGGCAGCCCGTTTTGGTGGTGAGGAGCCCGGCAACATCTATTCCCGCTTTACCAATCCAACCGTTCAGGGTTTTGAGGCCCGCATCGCTGCCATGGAAGGTGGAGAAAAGGCCGTTGCCACTGCCTCGGGCATGGCGGCCATCCTGAGTACCTGTATGGCGTTGCTGCAGTCCGGGGATCACGTTATCTGTTCCCGTGGCGTGTTTGGCACCACCAACGTGTTGTTCCAGAAGTATATGGCGCGTTTCGGGGTTGAGACCACGTTCGTTAGCCTGACGGATGCAGACGGCTGGGAGGCAGCAGTCCGGCCGGAAACCCGGATGCTGTTTATTGAAACGCCATCCAACCCGCTTTGTGAAATCGCTGACATGGACGCATTGTCGGCGCTGGCCAGGGCCAACGATGCCCTGTTTGTGGTGGATAACTGTTTCTGCACGCCGGTATTGCAGCGACCCCTGGAACAGGGGGCGGATCTGGTGATCCATTCAGCCACAAAGTACCTGGATGGCCAGGGCCGCTGTGTTGGCGGAGTGGTGGTAGGGCCTGCCAGGTATCTGGATGAGATCTACGGGTTCCTGCGATCTGCCGGGCCCACCATGAGCCCGTTCAATGCCTGGGTGTTCCAGAAGGGGCTGGAAACCTTACCGATTCGTATGCGAGCCCACTGCAACAATGCGTTAGAGTTGGCGAACTGGCTCGAACGCCAGCCAAGCGTGGAAAGAGTGTTCTACGCGGGTCTTGAAAGCCATCCCCAGCATCAGCTGGCGAAGAAGCAACAGGACGGGTTTGGCGGAATTGTGTCGTTTCTGGTCAAAGGGGGCAGAGAAGAAGCCTGGCGCTTTATTGATGCCACCCGAATGATTTCAATCACAGCGAATCTGGGTGATGTGAAAACCACCATTACCCACCCGGCGACGACAACCCATGGCCGGTTATCTCCCGAGGATAAAGACAAGGCGGGCATCACCGAGAATCTGATCCGGTTGTCTGTTGGCATTGAAGCCATTGATGACCTGAAAACCGATCTGACACGGGGTTTTCAGGCGCTGAAAGACTAA